One genomic segment of Acanthochromis polyacanthus isolate Apoly-LR-REF ecotype Palm Island chromosome 9, KAUST_Apoly_ChrSc, whole genome shotgun sequence includes these proteins:
- the LOC110956544 gene encoding probable G-protein coupled receptor 148: MPSTTMFNLTKTWFESLHNLHLEFLIIPAVVITLATLIANPVLLTCIFLSRALRQETRYLLVANTLMADMLFLIFNLITVICNTMRAQIPWRVCELITAVSVTAYCCAILTVTLMVVDTYTAVRWPLQYHDILPPARTRRILVGMWVLSAVYPFVVLIMMEIHRSNSQEKVCVCLALISFSFLQIKDPLWIHVFYFVAAFICATMICYCYIRLYMVTRTQGIWQSRFSRARVTLLAHAVLLLLYFAPGFVFIVELSLFNMKDKSQDLRVWVNTANICVFMLLPRALAPYLYGLRYREISDTLMMLVQRNNRPSQNTVS, translated from the coding sequence ATGCCATCAACCACGATGTTCAACCTCACAAAGACGTGGTTTGAGAGTCTTCATAATTTGCACCTCGAATTTCTTATCATACCTGCCGTAGTTATCACTCTAGCCACCTTGATAGCCAACCCTGTTCTCCTGACATGCATTTTTCTGTCCCGTGCCTTGCGTCAGGAGACCCGTTATCTGCTGGTGGCCAACACCCTGATGGCAGACATGCTTTTCCTCATCTTCAACCTGATCACAGTGATTTGTAACACTATGAGAGCTCAGATACCCTGGAGAGTCTGTGAGCTCATCACAGCTGTCTCCGTCACAGCCTACTGCTGCGCCATCCTCACTGTCACTCTCATGGTGGTCGACACCTACACTGCGGTTCGCTGGCCTCTCCAATACCACGACATCCTTCCCCCTGCCCGCACCCGCCGCATCCTGGTGGGGATGTGGGTGCTGTCAGCCGTGTACCCTTTCGTCGTACTGATCATGATGGAAATACACAGGAGCAACTCCCAagaaaaggtgtgtgtgtgtcttgctctcatctccttctccttccttcAGATCAAGGACCCACTGTGGATCCACGTTTTCTACTTTGTGGCAGCATTCATCTGTGCAACAATGATTTGTTACTGTTACATTCGACTCTACATGGTCACAAGAACGCAAGGAATCTGGCAGAGTCGTTTCTCCAGGGCCCGGGTCACGCTGCTGGCCCATGCAGTTCTGCTCCTGCTCTACTTTGCCCCCggctttgtttttattgtggaaCTCTCCCTGTTCAACATGAAAGATAAAAGTCAGGATCTTCGTGTGTGGGTCAACACAGCCAACatatgtgttttcatgttgctgCCCAGAGCGCTTGCTCCTTATCTGTATGGGCTGAGATACAGGGAGATCTCTGATACTCTAATGATGCTGGTGCAGCGCAACAATAGGCCCAGCCAGAACACTGTGTCATAA